A genomic window from Gemmatimonadaceae bacterium includes:
- a CDS encoding dihydrofolate reductase family protein, whose translation MSKLRVLCYGVSLDGFAAGPAQDLEHPLGVNGFDVMQWFTHTDVWRRMQNLGEGETGVDNRMARDAFENLGAWIMGRNMFGPVRGPWPDESWRGWWGDEPPYHVPVFVLTHHARPPLEMQGGTVFHFVTDGIESALKQAKAAAGDRDVRIGGGASTVRQYLRAGQIDDLHLVVSPTLLGSGEELFHGIDLRALGYQVERHVAGERATHVFIRRHD comes from the coding sequence TTGTCCAAACTTCGCGTACTTTGCTACGGCGTCTCACTCGACGGGTTCGCCGCTGGTCCCGCTCAGGACCTCGAGCATCCACTCGGCGTCAACGGCTTCGACGTCATGCAGTGGTTCACCCACACGGACGTGTGGCGCCGGATGCAAAACCTCGGAGAGGGAGAGACAGGCGTCGACAATCGCATGGCGCGCGACGCGTTCGAAAATCTTGGCGCGTGGATCATGGGCCGAAACATGTTCGGGCCGGTGCGCGGGCCGTGGCCGGACGAAAGCTGGCGCGGATGGTGGGGCGACGAGCCGCCGTACCACGTTCCGGTGTTCGTGCTCACGCACCACGCGCGGCCGCCACTCGAGATGCAGGGCGGCACCGTCTTTCACTTCGTGACTGACGGAATCGAGTCCGCGCTGAAACAGGCGAAGGCGGCGGCGGGCGATCGCGACGTACGCATCGGCGGCGGAGCCTCGACCGTTCGCCAGTATTTGCGCGCGGGTCAGATCGACGATCTGCATCTCGTGGTGAGCCCCACGCTGCTCGGCTCCGGCGAAGAGCTGTTTCACGGGATCGACCTCCGCGCACTCGGCTACCAGGTCGAGCGACACGTCGCGGGCGAGCGGGCGACGCATGTGTTCATCCGGCGCCACGACTAA
- a CDS encoding Ig-like domain-containing protein: MKPILLGVLVFAAACGSSDASGVAPILRFATVTTELRDSTTFPAGSAVLVRAHVTSSGLGLDSVPVTWAVGTGHGGLSATMTNTDSTGVASVLWTLGDAAGVNSLVITSGDAVDTLRLVGTIGVPSSIVIVSPESSSIAVGDSLSLQVRVIDRPGNPVPNSAVNWSTTGGTLSGLTTTSDATGIARTTFRASQAGTYLVTANLPERASVIFQVVVR; this comes from the coding sequence ATGAAGCCGATTCTTTTGGGCGTACTCGTGTTCGCCGCGGCGTGCGGCTCGTCCGACGCCAGCGGCGTTGCCCCAATTCTGCGGTTCGCGACGGTGACGACCGAGCTTCGCGACTCGACGACCTTTCCCGCCGGCAGCGCCGTTCTCGTTCGCGCGCATGTGACGTCATCCGGCCTGGGACTGGACAGTGTTCCCGTCACGTGGGCGGTGGGTACGGGGCACGGCGGCCTCTCCGCGACGATGACGAACACCGATTCGACCGGAGTGGCGTCGGTCCTCTGGACGTTGGGCGACGCCGCGGGCGTCAACTCGCTCGTGATCACGTCGGGCGACGCCGTCGATACGCTGCGGCTCGTCGGGACCATCGGCGTCCCGTCGTCGATCGTGATCGTGAGCCCGGAATCGAGCTCGATTGCCGTCGGCGACTCACTGTCGCTTCAGGTGCGCGTCATCGACCGTCCGGGAAATCCCGTCCCGAACTCGGCGGTGAATTGGTCGACGACCGGCGGCACGCTCTCCGGTTTGACGACAACGAGCGATGCGACCGGCATCGCGCGCACGACGTTCCGCGCGTCGCAGGCGGGAACGTATCTCGTCACCGCGAATTTGCCCGAGCGGGCGAGCGTGATCTTTCAGGTCGTGGTACGATAA